One Oryza glaberrima chromosome 10, OglaRS2, whole genome shotgun sequence DNA segment encodes these proteins:
- the LOC127752687 gene encoding CDT1-like protein a, chloroplastic, giving the protein MTEGKNTQLDLETEGSSSPAATQKMKVKMEDSESKIESPTLEKSESRRNGVVISSLARNLLAERYKDRFAAQLLGDEDEDETDAEDDSSSTSPDGSSPSVSESIDISGTSPKDKSNDLLEKHNNLLNLFNRMVSSIRLLHLRKKMTTFKNIATQVEILTKREFLYTHLAQMKHLFPEAIQIKKILLHDEKSLCMYADMEITILMDTVESSSPDQSLSMAICEAFHSKLLSFLDAHHKDIDIPEAMLPEPFNSRDKLHLKAPLDGHSAEPLLQSSNRNELLNASHFPCSFQKLMSQKIIADGTDRTKLLSDPAELSMLSADDTEGPKRSSNKQDQHASIPFKTDISSTPNRHLISSCQGSTPKQGTLLHSPLMAETPAMQTPRRPLPTQIEKLETTSGQTSEARSASSARRSLKMFSPSKIQECSSDHDGAILTLEHEVTAGKCLFPDETHNFTNSLEENNPAICFADVDKTKEVDPAESQEKIASLQLTFDIVCDISRSTKNSLITKQELFHNILANNLEIEETGEIEEQLHILEDLSPDWISKKVIPGGDILYSIKEIADQKSVRARLVEVI; this is encoded by the exons ATGACCGAGGGGAAAAATACTCAGCTTGACCTTGAGACAGAAGGTTCAAGTAGCCCTGCAGCAACACAGAAGATGAAAGTCAAAATGGAAGATTCTGAAAGCAAAATTGAATCCCCCACACTGGAGAAGTCTGAATCTAGAAGGAATGGGGTCGTTATCAGTTCACTTGCAAGAAATTTGCTTGCAGAGAGGTACAAGGACAGATTTGCTGCTCAGTTGTTGGGGGATGAGGATGAAGACGAAACTGATGCTGAAGATGATAGCAGCAGTACTTCGCCAGATGGTAGTAGTCCATCTGTTTCAGAAAGTATTGATATCTCTGGCACATCTCCAAAGGATAAATCAAATGATCTTCTCGAGAA GCACAATAATTTGCTAAATCTATTCAATCGAATGGTGAGTTCTATAAGGTTGCTGCACCTACGGAAGAAGATGACTACATTTAAGAACATTGCCACCCAGGTGGAAATACTCACAAAGAG GGAGTTCTTATATACACATTTAGCCCAAATGAAGCATTTATTTCCAGAAGCAATCCAGATAAAGAAAATACTTTTGCATGACGAGAAAAGCCTATGCATGTATGCTGACATGGAAATTACAATTCTAATGGATACCGTAGAAAGTAGTAGTCCTGATCAGTCCCTGTCCATGGCAATATGCGAGGCTTTTCACTCAAAGCTTTTGAGTTTTTTGGATGCTCATCATAAG GATATTGATATTCCTGAGGCCATGCTACCAGAGCCCTTCAATTCAAGGGATAAGCTGCATCTCAAGGCACCACTTGATGGACATTCTGCTGAGCCACTTCTACAGAGTTCTAACAGAAATGAACTTTTGAATGCTTCACACTTCCCATGTTCTTTTCAAAAGCTTATGTCCCAGAAAATTATTGCTGATGGAACAGATAGGACTAAGTTGCTTTCTGATCCGGCAGAACTCAGTATGCTGAGTGCTGATGATACAGAAGGGCCCAAGAGAAGCTCTAACAAGCAAGACCAGCATGCTTCGATTCCATTCAAGACTGATATTTCTTCTACTCCAAACCGCCATTTGATCTCCAGCTGTCAAGGGAGTACACCAAAGCAAGGGACTTTATTACATTCACCCCTGATGGCTGAAACACCAGCAATGCAGACACCAAGAAGGCCATTGCCCACTCAGATTGAGAAACTTGAAACCACTAGTGGACAAACTTCTGAAGCACGATCTGCCAGTTCAGCTCGCAGGTCACTAAAAATGTTTTCACCATCAAAAATTCAGGAATGCTCTTCTGATCATGATGGGGCCATCCTTACCCTGGAACATGAGGTTACAGCTGGCAAATGCCTTTTCCCAGATGAAACTCACAATTTTACTAACTCACTGGAG GAAAACAATCCTGCCATTTGCTTTGCTGATGTAGACAAAACCAAAGAAGTCGACCCAGCAGAATCCCAGGAAAAGATAGCTTCTTTACAACTCACATTCGACATAGTCTGTGATATTTCTCGGTCTACCAAGAATTCACTTATTACAAAACAGGAACTTTTTCACAATATTCTTGCTAACAACTTGGAGATAGAAGAGACAG GGGAGATAGAAGAACAGCTGCATATTTTGGAGGACCTGTCTCCTGATTGGATATCTAAGAAGGTGATACCTGGTGGAGATATTCTTTACAG CATTAAAGAAATAGCAGATCAGAAATCAGTTCGTGCAAGACTCGTAGAAGTCATATGA
- the LOC127752688 gene encoding uncharacterized protein LOC127752688, protein MAAPPVSDELGLARARCRELHDRVAASPSLQRHPALRSLLRLVAAEQRFLDSSRPDQGAPLSTNLPHLAALHLLLAAHPAVRCPSRLAPLPGVDFACAFRSRAAWVLLSARNPSRLAWAAAAPDGIRARVAAALGAARGAPPATRPEKLLLVFARGVGADPARGLAEEFGAVEIDLLVDFVGEADHDSEEEEGWVSVSFHPNEDMRSFRAFEIDVVECGDEMLSSPLPPPPPPLPEMEVKEGSLGGEFSVFVGKMNMGSREMVNLDTTALVAIVSGISNGGVGKLMSIPEAETRARFKCNYKFVMDQAHSELQSPILVELGNAVDGKKCIICETVNSEFKEIVTMCGGPEEQTRSSQLLKRLIVVPDSPSARMMDLPTTRKLAMKNKVVFGTGDHWRAPTLTANMGFVRAVSQSGMPLLTIEHRPRALIGL, encoded by the exons ATGGCGGCGCCTCCCGTCTCCGACGAGCTGGGGCTCGCGCGGGCGCGGTGCCGGGAGCTGCACGACCGCGTCGCGGCGTCCCCTTCCCTGCAGCGGCACCCCGCGCTGCggtccctcctccgcctcgtcgccgccgagcagcgGTTCCTCGACTCGAGCCGGCCCGACCAGGGGGCGCCGCTCTCCACCAACCTGCCCCACCTCGCCGCgctgcacctcctcctcgccgcccacccCGCCGTGCGGTGCCcgtcccgcctcgcgccgctCCCGGGGGTCGACTTCGCCTGCGCCttccgctcccgcgccgcctgGGTGCTCCTCTCCGCGCGCAACCCGTCAAGGCTCGCgtgggccgccgcggcgcccgacGGCATccgcgcccgcgtcgccgcGGCGCTGGGCGCCGCGCGCGGGGCGCCTCCCGCCACCCGCCCCGAGAAGCTGCTCCTCGTCTTcgcccgcggcgtcggcgcggacCCCGCGCGGGGGCTCGCGGAGGAGTTCGGGGCCGTGGAGATCGACCTGCTCGTGGACTTCGTCGGCGAGGCCGACCACGatagcgaggaggaggaggggtgggtTAGCGTGAGCTTCCACCCAAATGAGGACATGAGGAGCTTCAGGGCGTTCGAGATTGACGTCGTGGAGTGTGGTGATGAGATgctgtcgtcgccgctgccgccgccgccgccaccgttacCGGAGATGGAGGTGAAGGAGGGTAGTTTGGGCGGCGAGTTTAGTGTCTTTGTGGGGAAGATGAATATGGGATCGAGGGAGATGGTGAATTTGGACACCACGGCTCTGGTTGCTATAGTGTCAGGGATCAGCAATGGTGGTGTAGGTAAGCTGATGAGCATACCGGAGGCAGAGACCAGGGCAAGGTTCAAGTGCAACTACAAGTTCGTCATGGATCAG GCACATTCCGAACTTCAGTCTCCAATACTTGTTGAGCTGGGGAATGCAGTGGATGGAAAGAAATGTATCATATGTGAAACCGTTAACTCGGAGTTTAAAGAAATTGTTACAATGTGTGGTGGGCCTGAGGAGCAAACAAGATCAAGTCAGTTACTGAAGCGGCTTAT AGTTGTCCCAGACAGTCCTTCAGCCCGTATGATGGATCTACCAACGACAAGGAAGCTTGCCATGAAGAACAAGGTGGTTTTCGGCACAGGTGACCATTGGCGTGCTCCCACTTTGACTGCTAATATGGGGTTTGTAAGAGCCGTTTCACAGAGTGGCATGCCTTTGTTGACCATCGAGCACAGACCTCGCGCGCTGATTGGCTTGTGA
- the LOC127752692 gene encoding uncharacterized protein LOC127752692 produces MARSDSCLARVGAGVAIGGAVGGAVGAVYGTYEAIRYKVPGLLKIRYIGQTTVGSAAIFGLFLGAGSLIHCGKSY; encoded by the exons atggcgaggagcgACAGCTGCTTGGCGCGCGTCGGCGCCGGGGTCGCCAtcggcggcgcggtcggcggggcCGTCG GTGCTGTCTATGGGACTTATGAGGCTATCAGATACAAG GTCCCTGGCTTGCTGAAGATCAGATACATTGGACAGACCACCGTTGGTAGTGCTGCAATATTTGGACTTTTCCTGGGAGCCGGGAGCTTGATACACTGTGGAAAATCATATTAG
- the LOC127752951 gene encoding uncharacterized protein LOC127752951, whose protein sequence is MKPSHVAALAALMAAVAATAGAVTFDATNTASNTAGGQRFDREVGVDYAKQMLADASSFIWDTFEQPGDGGDRKPVDAVTLTVEDIDGVAFTSGDGIHLSARYVGGYSAAGDVRAEVTGVLYHEATHVWQWDGRGGADGGLIEGIADFVRLRAGYAPPHWVQPGQGDRWDQGYDVTARFLDYCDSPAVVQGFVAQLNGKMKDGYSDDFFVQISGKTVDQLWQDYKAKYGG, encoded by the coding sequence atgaagcctTCTCACGTGGCCGCTCTCGCGGCGCTCATGGCCGCCGTGGCCGCGACGGCCGGCGCCGTGACGTTCGACGCGACGAACACGGCGTCGAACACCGCCGGCGGGCAGCGGTTCGACCGGGAGGTCGGCGTGGACTACGCGAAGCAGATGCTCGCCGACGCGTCGTCCTTCATCTGGGACACCTTCGAGcagcccggcgacggcggcgaccggaaGCCGGTGGACGCGGTGACCCTGACCGTGGAGGACATCGACGGCGTGGCGTTCACCAGCGGCGACGGCATCCACCTGAGCGCTCGGTACGTCGGCGGCTacagcgccgccggcgacgtgagGGCGGAGGTGACCGGCGTGCTGTACCACGAGGCGACGCACGTGTGGCAGtgggacggccgcggcggcgccgacggcgggcTGATCGAGGGGATCGCCGACTTCGTCCGACTGCGCGCCGGCTACGCGCCGCCGCACTGGGTGCAGCCCGGGCAGGGCGACCGGTGGGACCAGGGGTACGACGTGACGGCGAGGTTCCTCGACTACTGCGactcgccggcggtggtgcaGGGGTTCGTGGCGCAGCTCAACGGCAAGATGAAGGACGGATACAGCGACGACTTCTTCGTCCAGATCTCCGGCAAGACCGTCGACCAGCTCTGGCAAGATTACAAGGCCAAGTACGGCGGCTAG
- the LOC127753392 gene encoding putative ripening-related protein 4 → MAANVKVLVVLALLQLMSLHAVVHGGDNGGVSAVATGKHEPKPKQGGGGGGGDGGCHISGFLHGKAGKCNRAHGSDCCVAGRRYPQFRCSPPVSSARPTPATLTLNSFARGGDGGGRSSCDGRFHPDTAMVVALSSGWLRLDGARRCNRMIRVAAGNGRSALARVVDECDSVNGCDAEHNFEPPCPNDVVDGSPAVWKALGLDEGVGEFKVTWSDV, encoded by the coding sequence ATGGCGGCTAACGTGAAGGTATTGGTCGTGCTCGCTCTCTTGCAGCTGATGTCCCTTCACGccgtcgtccatggcggcgacAATGGCGGCGTCTCCGCCGTGGCCACCGGCAAGCACGAGCCGAAGCCgaagcaaggcggcggcggcggcggcggcgacggcggctgccaCATCAGCGGCTTCCTGCACGGAAAGGCCGGCAAGTGCAACAGGGCGCACGGCTCCGACTGctgcgtcgccggccgccggtacCCGCAGTTcaggtgctcgccgccggtgtCCTCGGCCAGGCCAACGCCGGCGACGCTGACGCTGAACAGcttcgcccgcggcggcgacggcggcgggaggtcgtCCTGCGACGGCCGGTTCCACCCGGACACCGCCATGGTGGTGGCGCTCTCCAGCGGCTGGCTCCGGCTCGACGGCGCCCGCCGGTGCAATCGCATgatccgcgtcgccgccggcaacggcCGGTCCGCGCTGGCCAGGGTCGTCGACGAGTGCGACTCGGTGAACGGCTGCGACGCCGAGCACAACTTCGAGCCGCCGTGCCCGAACGACGTCGTCGACGGCTCGCCGGCGGTGTGGAAGGCGCTCGGCCTCGACGAGGGCGTCGGCGAGTTCAAGGTCACCTGGTCTGATGTCTGA
- the LOC127752691 gene encoding ripening-related protein 3, whose product MAGAMTMSRRRLSHALLLVLAILPNLAALAVAAGGGSGGGGFFPHRSLLQSSSCQPSGAITGTSGDCNADNGSECCQDGVQYTTYACSPPVAAGGTGTAALLTLNSFADGGDGGSAPSCTGRFYDDGQLVVALSTGWFDGRSRCEKDVVIRSSGGASVTAMVVDECDSQRGCDSDHNFEPPCRNNIVDGSPAVWDALGLNKDDGEAQITWSDA is encoded by the coding sequence ATGGCGGGTGCCATGACCATGAGTCGCCGCCGTCTCTCCCACGCGCTCCTCCTCGTGCTCGCGATCCTCCCCAACCTGGccgctctcgccgtcgccgccggcggcggcagcggaggcggtGGCTTCTTCCCGCACCGGTCCCTCCTCCAGTCCTCCAGCTGCCAGCCGAGCGGCGCCATCACCGGAACGTCCGGCGACTGCAACGCGGACAACGGCTCCGAGTGCTGCCAGGACGGCGTCCAGTACACGACGTACGCCTgctcgccgcccgtcgccgccggcggcaccgGCACCGCGGCCCTCCTCACGCTCAACAGCTTCGCcgacggcggggacggcggcagcgcgccgTCCTGCACGGGGAGGTTCTACGACGACGGCCAGCTGGTGGTGGCGCTGTCCACGGGGTGGTTCGACGGGAGGAGCCGGTGCGAGAAGGACGTCGTCATCCggtcgagcggcggcgcgtccgTGACGGCCATGGTCGTCGACGAGTGCGACTCCCAGCGCGGCTGCGACAGCGACCACAACTTCGAGCCGCCGTGCCGGAACAACATCGTCGACGGGTCGCCGGCGGTGTGGGACGCGCTGGGGCTCAAcaaggacgacggcgaggcccaGATCACCTGGTCCGatgcttga
- the LOC127752866 gene encoding uncharacterized protein LOC127752866: protein MKLHVVAAILLAVAASSSPPPAAAVTYEVSNEAASTAGGQRFDREYGAGYAKQVLAAASSFTWSIFSQPSAADRRPVDAVVLAVRDVDRIASTSGNTITLGAGYVAGVTGNDFKTQVTGVLYHEVVHVWQWGLQDYGAHSWVYEGIADFVRLRAGYVAAGWVQPGQGNSWEDSYSVTARFFDYCDSVKPGFVADLNAKLKNGYNVDYFVQITGKTVQQLWQDYKAKYGN from the exons ATGAAGCTTCACGTCGTGGCAGCCATCCTGCTGGCCgtggccgcgtcgtcgtcgccaccgcccgccgccgccgtcacctacGAGGTGAGCAACGAGGCGGCGAGCACCGCCGGCGGCCAGCGGTTCGACCGGGAGTACGGCGCCGGGTACGCCAAgcaggtgctcgccgccgcctcctccttcacctGGAGCATCTTCAGCCAGCCGAGCGCCGCCGACCGGAGGcccgtcgacgccgtcgtcctcgccgtccgCGACGTCGACCGCATCGCCTCCACCAGCGGCAACACCATCACGCTCGGCGCCGGCTACGTCGCCGGCGTCACCGGCAACGACTTCAAGACGCAG gtGACCGGAGTGTTGTACCATGAGGTGGTGCACGTGTGGCAGTGGGGGCTGCAGGATTACGGGGCGCATTCGTGGGTGTACGAGGGGATCGCCGACTTCGTGCGGCTGCGCGCCGGCTACGTCGCCGCCGGCTGGGTGCAGCCGGGGCAAGGGAACAGCTGGGAGGACAGCTACTCCGTGACGGCGAGGTTCTTCGACTACTGCGACAGCGTCAAGCCAGGGTTCGTTGCCGACCTGAACGCTAAGCTGAAGAATGGGTACAACGTCGACTACTTCGTGCAGATCACCGGGAAGACCGTGCAGCAGCTGTGGCAGGATTACAAGGCCAAGTATGGAAACTGA
- the LOC127753065 gene encoding uncharacterized protein LOC127753065 produces the protein MKPFHMATLAALMAAAAAAATAAGAVTFDATNTASSTAGGQRFDREVGVDYAKQVLADASSFIWDAFEQPGDGGDRKPVDAVTLTVKDIDGVAFTSGDAIHLSARYVGGYSSSSGDVRTEVTGVLYHEATHVWQWGLQDYAAHSWVYEGIADFVRLRAGYVAAGWVQRGQGNSWEDSYSVTARFFDYCDSVKPGFVADLNAKLKDGYNVDYFVQITGKTVQQLWQDYKAKYGN, from the coding sequence atgaagccTTTCCACATGGCCACTCTCGCGGCGCtcatggccgccgcggccgcggccgcgacggccgccggcgccgtgacGTTCGATGCGACGAACACGGCGTCGAGCACCGCCGGCGGGCAGCGGTTCGACCGGGAGGTCGGCGTGGACTACGCGAAGCAGGTGCTCGCCGACGCGTCGTCCTTCATCTGGGACGCCTTCGAGcagcccggcgacggcggcgaccggaaGCCGGTGGACGCGGTGACCCTGACCGTGAAGGACATCGACGGCGTGGCGTTCACCAGCGGCGACGCCATCCACCTGAGCGCGCGGTACGTCGGCGGCTACAGCTCCAGCTCCGGCGACGTGAGGACGGAGGTGACCGGCGTGCTGTACCACGAGGCGACGCACGTGTGGCAGTGGGGGCTGCAGGACTACGCGGCGCACTCGTGGGTGTACGAGGGGATCGCCGACTTCGTGCGGCTGCGCGCCGGCTACGTCGCCGCCGGCTGGGTGCAGCGGGGGCAAGGGAACAGCTGGGAGGACAGCTACTCCGTGACGGCGAGGTTCTTCGACTACTGCGACAGCGTCAAGCCAGGGTTCGTCGCCGACCTCAATGCCAAGTTGAAGGACGGGTACAATGTCGACTACTTCGTGCAGATCACCGGGAAGACCGTGCAGCAGCTGTGGCAGGATTACAAGGCCAAGTACGgcaactga